In Carya illinoinensis cultivar Pawnee chromosome 7, C.illinoinensisPawnee_v1, whole genome shotgun sequence, the following are encoded in one genomic region:
- the LOC122316006 gene encoding auxin-responsive protein IAA9-like — MSSPLLRAVEGEQSDVSLVASSPTVDSSQNGSGLKERNYMGLSDCSSVDSSAVSSLSVEKNNNLNLKATELRLGLPGSQSPGRSSLNTGKLDEKPLFPLLPSKEGIYSSIQKNVVSGNKRGFSDTMDVKNSVYTAGNWMFNSASESESPQSVEQGKFSGNSGMNVVPSSRPSGAQSSIMKEFPGNLLQEHHRATIGTSHNHKTASNNNNSAPAPKAQVVGWPPIRSFRKNSLATTSKNNDEVDGKPGPGALFVKVSMDGAPYQRKVDLRLYATYQELSTALEKMFSCFTIGQCGSRGAPGKEMMSESKLRDLLHGSEYVLTYEDKDRDWMLVGDVPWEMFIDSCKRLKIMKGSDAIGLAPRAMEKSSNRI, encoded by the exons ATGTCGTCTCCCCTGCTGAGAGCTGTGGAAGGAGAGCAGAGTGATGTCTCTCTAGTGGCTTCTTCACCTACTGTGGACTCCTCGCAAAATGGTTCAGGATTAAAAGAACGCAATTACATGGGTTTGTCAGACTGTTCTTCAGTTGATAGCTCTGCAGTCTCAAGCTTGTCGGTAGAGAAAAACAACAATCTGAACTTGAAGGCAACGGAATTGAGGCTTGGTCTTCCTGGATCCCAATCACCAGGACGAAGCTCGCTGAACACAGGGAAGCTTGATGAGAAGCCACTGTTTCCTTTACTTCCTTCAAAGGAAGGAATCTACTCGTCAATTCAGAAGAATGTTGTTTCGGGCAACAAGCGAGGTTTCTCTGACACTATGGATGTGAAAAATTCTGTGTATACTGCAGGAAATTGGATGTTTAATTCGGCTTCTGAGTCGGAATCTCCACAATCTGTGGAGCAAGGGAAGTTTTCTGGTAATTCTGGGATGAACGTCGTACCATCATCCAGGCCTTCTGGGGCTCAGTCCTCCATAATGAAGGAGTTTCCCGGAAATCTTTTGCAGGAACATCATCGTGCTACAATTGGAACTAGCCACAACCACAAGACTGCTTCAAACAACAACAACAGTGCTCCAGCTCCTAA GGCTCAGGTTGTTGGTTGGCCTCCAATAAGATCATTTAGGAAGAATTCATTGGCCACCACTTCGAAGAACAATGATGAAGTTGATGGAAAACCAGGCCCCGGTGCTCTTTTTGTGAAGGTCAGCATGGATGGGGCTCCCTATCAGAGGAAGGTAGATCTAAGATTATACGCTACATATCAAGAACTGTCAACTGCTCTTGAGAAGATGTTCAGTTGTTTCACTATAG GTCAGTGTGGATCCCGAGGAGCACCAGGGAAGGAAATGATGAGCGAGAGTAAATTAAGGGATCTGCTACATGGATCAGAGTATGTGCTTACATATGAGGATAAGGATCGTGACTGGATGCTTGTAGGGGATGTACCGTGGGA GATGTTTATTGACTCGTGCAAGAGGCTGAAAATTATGAAGGGCTCTGATGCCATCGGCTTAG cTCCCAGGGCCATGGAGAAATCCAGTAATAGGATCTAG